TTTACAGTGAAGCTTCTGGGCAAAGAAACTGCCCCAGCTGTAATACTGGTACTGTATCCTTGAGTACTTAGTCAAACAATATATAGCACCGCATGAGTATCAGTCCAGTAATCTTCGAGTGAGCCAAGTTGATCTAGTTAGTCTTTGTCGTGAACAGTGTGTAAAACAGGATTGTAGACTCGAATGTTTTACCACCGTCTACGATGTCCATCATGTGACTTGGTGATGCCCGTACCAAGTATAGGCTCATGCGGatgattttaacgcgatagcgttaacggcccagtgtcgcagaaaatgcggcgtcggcgtggatgtcggcttCCGTGGCGAAGCAAATcctccccaaccaccccgacacCCGACCGCGCAgaccttccgcgtggcgcaaggtgatagtgaacaaaaattgattttCTCACAATGAAATTCAtcataaaaatggtaaagtacgacttagtcacaacctacagatatggtTGCGtcagactgtaatttgaatgaacgagaaaacataattctggtacgaggaaactcaagcacaaaccccgtttccagcatttctaccataccaacagcggcgcgctcgatAGGTTAGTCGCGAAAGttatatccagatggcgctcgcaccctcggcaggtcaaattgggacttcacctgcctaaagcgttttggacacgcgcgcacgtcggggcaatagcgatcaattattaaaataataaaaaaggtgcaagggccttcacattttcatataacacgacttatattgctcctggaaaaaCGCCTTCCCATCAATGCAAtcctgtttaaaagtgaagccgactttaaggggatcggtctaagcttggtctttgtaagctggctttcccacgttgtatgttgtagtgaagcctactaaaagaaaaatgcggtgcgaacggggcccgataacgctatcgcattccactcttaaaggtgaaggttaagcgtcctctaatttttgtTCGCCCGGCTAAAGCCTTATAATTTTGGCGAGAATCGCTGAAGTTTCTAGTTTCTCTGCATCAGGCAGAGGTCCACAAAATCAATACACTGTAGCTCAAGTACTGCCGGAGTCCTATGGTGCGGAAGAGTGGACCTGATTCTGCAGAGGTGCAACGCAAGCCTGCCTGCACGACAAGGCCGCATACGTTTCGCTTGGCTGTCATCGCTCCTCTAAAACAATAACGTGCTTTCTTCCATTGCGTCGATAACATCTTTAGGTATCTTTAAGTACCTCCAAAGGGTGCGTGACTCCTATGAGTGGCAGTGATTTGATTTCCTTTATCACGTGCGGGTGCTCCTGCCAGATCCCTTCCATGATTATTTTCGCCCTTTTTTCTCATTAAAGTTGATGAACGCGCCACATCCCTTTGTTGTTGCTTAATAAAAGCAGACCACACACGCTTAGCTGCACACGCTGAACGTGAGACTTCTTTGAAAACGCTGCACCGGGTAATACGTTTAGCAGAATAAATGTCTTCATTTCCGTTATATAATTACAGTAGCAGTTGTATAACGGTGGACTGATGGCACAGTAGGGACCTGACCTTTAGTGCATATTTAATAAAACGTGAAGTGATTTAATCACCTGTCTGTGTATGCGTCTGAATGCAGAAACGCAGGAATGCAAAATAAAGCTAATCTGTGTACCatataaaaaaacaagaaaattctGGCAGAGATTGCGCAAACGCGCTGAGTAACCAGGTGTGTAAAGTGTATGCCACAATAGAAAACGCTTTCAAAAAGAATATAAAGCTGTGACTCACATACGCCATAAATATTTCGATTGTGTTCCACCGATATAAGGCTAACACTATGCCAAGAAATACGAAAACCTCGTGAAGAGGCACCAAGAGGCCGTCACTCTAGTCACTCTAAAGAAACAAGAGATGAAATGCACTTGACCCTTAAAATTTAAATTCGAAATTGGAAAAACTAGAGCTGCTGCTTTATTTCCTAAGCTGCAGCCACCTCCCGGTGTAGCTCAACCATCTACAAACCTCATCCATGAACTCATATAATAAAAATAATAGTTCTGCAGGTGATTTATACTGTTAAATATGCGGGACACGGTGCATAAATAACACAACACTGCCGCAATATCACTAGGTTAACTGTTTGCGTTATCTTATTAAACATTAGCCGCCACTGTCCTTCTGGTCTGCATGCTGCGCGGAAGGTTTCGGGCTGGTACTCCATATGTACAATCTTCACCAATTCAGCGGGTATTGTCAGAACCCTGCTGCTGCTGTACACAACTTTTTATGCACATTTTCGCGACAGATTTTATAGAAATAAGAACCGGGTCACTTAACCGTCATTCTCAATAAATTCATTAAAATTTCTGGCTAGGAAATAACTTTTGCGTAAAAAATGTGACGATTTGTTAATTTCACAGGTTCCCGCTTTAGATGTACTTATCAGACAGCTTCCTGGAATCACTCAAATCACTCCAATCACGGCGTGTTGAAATGTTGGCGAACGGGTGCAGTCTCTTTGTTCAACATTCTTGTCAGTTTGGTCTGCGTTAAGACACTTCTAGGAGACGGCATTGTCGTTAATCTCATTGTCAGTCATAGCCGTTAAGAGGGCTATGATCGTTAATATTCATGCTCTGATTACCTACATATGGTTTCTAGAAATTGCTTATTGTCAACATGGATGTCAACTTGGATGTCAACAGCCTGTTACAAAAATTGGCCACTGATGGTCTCTGGGGAAACACAGAACACTTGAAATCAGCAGAATAGGGAGTGAGCCGGCCGTTGTTGCCGTAGAAGATGCGAAACATAAGAGTCTAAGAGAGGTATTGCAATCTGCGAAGGATTTTTCAGGTGATGTTTAGTCGTATAGTACAATACAGTGACGGGGATAATAGACTTGCTCATGACCAACCTCATCATCAATTATGCCACAGTAGCAGGTAAACACATGGTCCTTATTAGGCAAGTTTAAAAATTCAGAAACTTCATGGGTTGGCAGGCTACTATCCTAACAGTAACGTTAATATAAGAATTCAAATTACGCACAAAATGGCAGAGGCAGGTAGGTCTCTTTAAAGTCTTCTTTAAACGTTTTACATGACGGCAACAAAGTTCTGTAGTAATTAGTTGGCTACCATTTCATTTTTTAAAGAATGCTACTACATTTTTTATCGTAACTGCACAATTGCATCTCGTAACTTGCGTAATCATCCTGCTAAATTGCCCTTTGCAATCACAGTACTgataaataaagaaacaaataatatACATAATTACTTGAACACTAAAATTATGCTGGTGACAGAACTAAGAAGCGTTTCATTATTGCGAAAACCACGTATTTTAACTATAGCAAATCACTTATGCGGAAGCatgcaaggtggaggaaagtgATAGGATGAGAAATAAACCATTGCACTCTACCTGTCTTGGACCACCAAGATACAAAGAAAACTCGTGTGGGATTTTCAAAAataaagcttcgcagttgaagaaagaTCGCAGACAAGGGCAaacttttcttcaactgcgaaggtTTCTTTATGAGATACACGTATGGGGGTTGTCTATAAGGTACAAATGTGCGAGTTGGTTGAATGGCaatgttattttattttcaatttttttcactatgtacgcacacgcacgcacgcacacacactcacgcacacaaacacacacgcacacacgcataagCACGACGCCTATTTGGTTGAATAAATGTGTTCCTCCGTCACAGATTCAGTACATTGCCAAGATACCCATTCGTGGCAATGTATTCTTTTCAACATACTAAGTATTATTATAAAAAAATAGGTCTGGCTTTTTTTAAAGCCATACTAGTTCTTGCTACAAGCCTTAGCTAAAAACAAGTCAATAATAGCGCTGGAAAATTGTCCCACAAAGCatgaaaattaaaaaagaaagatgaatgACATGAATGGATAACGGACTGGCACCATTTCCCTGCCAAGTGGCATGAATACGATTGCGAGTTGAATACACAACTACATTCCTCCCGTTGCTGCATTTCGAGTAGAGGTGGATCTAAATATTTCTTATGCAGCGCCGATGCATGCTCTCCGCATAGTCTACAAATTAGGTTGCCGCTGCAAGGTCACAGACGGGACGGTACCAGCCTATAGCACGTGCGTTGAAGGCTACTTGCGTAGGCAAAGCGTGGACACCGAATGGCCGCTACTGTGCGGCGTCGGCTATAAAAGGCTCCGCTGCAAAGCTACAGGGCACTTGATCGATCCACTGCGAACGAAGACCACCATGAAGGCCGTGGTGAGCCTCCCACTTCATGTACCAACCATGAAACCATCGGATTACCATTGTTTGTTTATGCGGAGTAGTTTCTCGTAACTGGGTTATTGTTCCAATGTGACTGAGGAATTCAGTGCGATGTGGATGATAATCACCTACTCTTATCTATGATGCTAGCAGAACATGTTTTCAACATCGCGAAGAAAGTGCATGGTGCACTCTTCTGACATCCAACTTCCTAATGTGTACTGGGGCAGCAACACTAGCTAACCGATGTCGATAGACCACCTCGGTTGTGAGTCAGCATACGACTAATGTACAAAACGTTACTAAAGCTTATCATTCAAAAAATGAGACACAAGGAAAGGAAGATTCACTATGCAATCTCTAGGCTCTCCCAAAATTTCCGCCAACTCATCTTTCGTTGTCTTAGTACCATAGTACCAGTCCAAGTACAATATATATTCTAAATAAGAGAGTAAGGAAAAGTTCTTGCAGCGCAAGTTGATGCATTTTCATTTTAAAAGTGAGTGTTCTATGGGACTAATGCGTGTGCATTTTTTTCACCGCCTACAATAATGCTTCGGCTCGTGCTTTTTAAAATGTTCAATTGTGGCTATACACGCCTTTGGGAAAGATTTTATGGCGCAATTTTTGTCAGTATTCATCGCACAATCGATGATGCAGGCGTGCAGTTCGCTGATAGAACGCGGAAGCATACTTTGCATGTTTCACTTACGGGGTCGTTTCCTGGGCTCCCATGATAACGTATTGTTTCTCCGATTTTGTGCTCCGAAGGCTTTTTCGGCCTCAAGTGAACGACATTGCGGACTTCATTTGGCACTTGCGTGTAATGGTTGTCACGTTATACGGGCAGGTCTAATGCAGCACCAGTTAACGTAGTTTAGTGGCTAGATCGCATCAGCAGCTAGATTTATTAACCGGCTAGAAATCACACACGCAATGCGTTTACTTCAGCTTTTTTATAACGCCATGTTTATTCTTTGTCTCTCTTCCTCGAACCACGATGCGTAGTCCTTTACTGCGAAAGGTGAACAATAGTTGTGCCTGTCCTTTATTTTCTCATCCATTGTGACTGAATTTTGCAGCTTTGCCTCGCTGCCCTGACCGTCACTTTCGCCGTTGCCGCCGCCGGTGGCTTGGGTGGCCTCGGCTACGGTGGTGGTCTTGGCTATGGTGGCGGCATTGGCCACGGTGGCTTTGGTGGCATTGGCGGCGGCATTGGCCACGGCGGCTTTGGTGGCATTGGCGGCGGCCTAGGCCACGGTGGCTTGGGTGGCATTGGCGGCATTGGCGGCCTCGGTGGCTTCGGCTATGGCGGAGGATACGGTGGCCGCTACGGGGGAACCTACGCCGGCAGCTACGCTGGCACCTACGGTGGCAGCTACGGTGGCGGATACGGTGGTCACCTCGGCGGCCTCTACGGCTAAGCACACATTCATCTAGGGTTTACAAATTTGTAAGTACAGGTCCTAAATACGTGTCACTAGATTTACTGAACACTATAGCTTAATTATTAGGGATAGTGAACTGAGCAACTTTAACTTGATTAGATAAGCTGTGCTGCAATGGTTCTGCTGAAATACGTCGTAAGTAATCTCGTGTGCAGAGCTGAAGTACTGGTTGTCTCCGCTTCATGTTAAAAGGACTTTCAcaaaaaaaatacaaatgaaaacaACAATGAGTAAGAGACATTGTCAAGGCCACTTTAATATTGGCCTCAACAGCAATAATAAAAAGGTCTTTCAAGCAGGCCTGAATGAAATTATTTCCCTAGATTGAAAAACAAAATGAGCACCCCTAATAGTGTACAGCAAACAATTTCGTGCAAATGGAACATTAGGATGAATGACGCAAAGCACACTGCAAAACCTGCACTTGTCTGACGAATTTCGTTATGTCACATCACATAATGAAGTGTTTTTGATGCAATGAGCATTACTTGGCatcagagagaaaaaaagaagagagcaaATAACGAAGTGTGTGTCTTCCCAGCCAAATATATTTTTGGTATACCTGTGCCTTCAATCGTTCGTCATTGCGTAATAATTGCCACGCCGAGAGAGTGACACCTGTACTGGCAAGCTTCAGAAAGCAAAATTATTTCTTGTAAGAATGCCTTCATGCTTACCCTTTTAATTTATAACGGCCTCTACGTCGAAACTGTTGAAATATTTGTTATGTATTCTTTTCGCGTAAGCGAAAAGATGATATTGTTTTCTTGTATTATACTGCGTAGCGATACAATCAAACTTGTGCCAAGAAAGCCAGTAGTGTATGTGTTCATACAGTTAAATCGAGCACCGTacttatttcgttttttttttctcttattgcaGAGTAATGTACAGGAGATACGAAGAACACACCTATGCGTGGAATCATTGGCTTATTTAATTTGACTCGAAAGCAAAAATAAATACCGTGAGACAACTATACATGGTGTCGTGTGTTTTCGTTATCAGCAATTTTTGCCTCACATATGCCCAAACGATTTCAGAAAGCCCCGTTGGACGGCaaagtttctttttatttgtctCTGGAAGCCAATAAAAAAGTTCGTGCCTGTGAGGGGCTGCAAGCACAATAAGATACTTCTATGAACATTGGTATACAGGTAGACTTTGGACATTTTACCCATTCCAACTTACTTCGCCAGCGTGCCGCAGAGTATTATATTTCATTTGACAAGATTAGCAATTTGAGTAAGTATCTTTTGGTGAGTggcagaattgaaaaaaaaacgcataaagCATGTTCCTCCAGACATAGAGTGCTGCGATTAAAAAGGAACACTTACATACTAGCCCATTTCGAAAGTATTTCAAACGCAATGTTTGGCTTCACACATGTGAGCGTTGTCCAAATGGTAACACTGTGGGCCCACActcttccttttcatttttttttctttttgagtcCGAGCGCTCGAGTGTAATTTTCAACCTGAAGCTTGTTAAGGAATACTGGACAACAGCAAAAGCAGTGAAAAAAGCGACATTTTACTTTCTCGAGCAGATTTCTAAGCAGACAAAAAGGCCACTGGAGTAGCCATAAGTGTTTTCGGAGCAGAAGAAATGCTAGTTTGGGGTAGAGATTGGTGTTCTGGTAGCAGATTGCAAAATATGCCATACAACTCCAGCAGTTAAAGACGACGCGTCTCATAAATGTTAATATTTAGTACGAAACATATTGCACATACAATCTTCAAcgcaaattgcaagaaaaaataaTTCAGGAGATGGATTTCTTATTCAACTCACACTAAAATGAGCTAGATATATAAAATACTagttcttgtggcagaaatgagatcaaaatGGTTAAGCTGAGAATCACATTATAAAAGTAACCAGAATCACATAACCGTTGCCAAAGCAGCTGATGATAATGGCTTTGAGGTCGCAGTAATCTcagtcactttcacatttcaccaAAATAGTCTGCATGTGAAGTTCAAAAATACAGCTGAATGAGCTGTATATTTAAAATGCAGGTTTTCATGGCACAGCAGTTGGCAATCAGTATGAGATCAAATTTTCCAGTGACGTTTCGAAACaggttcaatcaatcaatcgatcaatcaaatttaatcaatcaatcaaaatttATTTTCGTCGTAGACAATACAATGTTACTACGAAAATAGAGGACCATAGAAAAAAGCTGCATCTGCGCAGCTTGACTAAACTCTAGCCAACCGTACAGCAGCCTGACACGATGATTTGTTATTTAAATTCAGTTATGCAAACCTATCAGCAAATGAAGAAACAATCATACAATACCATCACAAATGGGCAGTTGCAAGAACAATTACACAGCATACATATTTCAATGAACAATTAGACCCATAAGCAGTTCCAATACAGTCACACAAGAAGGTCAAACAATCCGTTGTTACTAAGGGCTAGAACGCAAACATTTTTCCGGTCTAGCTCAGTCAGGTTCggagcagttactaacaaaaatgacagtttggAACAGCATGTAGCAGCATTTATCTTTTGGAGCTgtttggagcaattggagcagcacttctgtcactgcaaaaaaaaaaaagaaagagaaaattacTTTGCAGCAATAACAGGTAGGGAGATGTTAAAAACAATTCCTTTAGTTTCTTGCCTTTAAATACCAATCAACTAAGCGGTTTTCTCAATTAAAATtattgaaataaaataaactaaAAAGCGTTCTGAAGGGGAAACAATTATCAAATGGAAGGAAGTATTAACCACGGAAATTCTCATATAAACGCAAGATCAAGAACAAGAAGAGCATGTATGTTCATAAGTATGCTTGACACGCCATAGTTGCTCAGTGtttttggcgttgcgctgctaagtatgGGGGCGCCCGGCCGCGGTGGCCTCATTtggatggtggcgaaatgcaaaaacgtccgtgtaccgtgcattgggtgctcgTTTAAGAAACCAAGATGatctaaattaatccggaatcccacaatacggcgtgccttataatcacatcgtggtactggcacgtaaaaccccagattttattttcttttatagaTACGCACGCTCTCAATACGTTAAAGCGATAGGTAgcgcgcacacaaacacagacacacgcacgcacgcaaaacacacacacacacacacacacacacacacacaaatgagaACGCAGGCCGCGTGCTACTCCCCGGAGGAAATCCTGAGAAGGCCACGGTTCCAGAATATTTCCTAACAATTTAAATCCCATTTTGTATGATTTCTGATCCAGTCAAAATGAATAATAAAATACTAAGTAATAGCAAAACTAACATGAAAAATTATTTTAAAGAACACCATACTCCCGAGCACTGCAACCTTGCCGCACAAATCGAGCCTCACAAGTACGTCATTGTCATTCAGCGTGCTCGATCTATGCATTGTTGTTTCCTATCTATTCTAAAATGCAATCATGTCTTTACTGGTGGAATTTGCTTGCGAAGACCACCTCGCCCTACATTAACAGTTTGCTCATCTAGCCAAAAACAAATGTTATAAGATTAAGTAATAATCTCAGTTACTTTTGTTTAACGCACAGCTTTCCGATATTTCATTAATTTCACGAGAGCGTCGACTCACACGTAGGTCGAGGTCATTACAGGGCGCGTGTCTGCAGAAGTGCTGAGGGAAGGCGCATGCGCACAGAGCGTCCTCTTGTCCGAGCATCGCCTGCTAGGCTATTCCGATTGTATCTGCTATAGGCCCTGGTGTTTACCAGCACATATATTGTTTGCAGCCGCGTATTGTATtgtaatgttaggcctaactttaagagagaggaagacagcggtgtggatccaGTGCTTAAAGTCCGGGGGAGGGGGCTCAGGGGTGCCCGGGCCCTCTTCCATTTTATAAGGAGGGGCTCGACCCCCTTTGGCAGGTCAGCTGTAGCACTGCGGCGTATACATTCGACAAGAGCTGGAGGTGATTTTGTCCACTTCAGACACGAACTTTGATCGACTGTCGATACCTCTTGGAAACATAGAGAATTTTATACCACGGTGCttgagactccactgaaagcaaaTCAAGGTGATTGAATTGACTCTGTGTATTTTATTATGAGTCTCCATTGCATAGTAACTCAATATTTGAATATTGTAAAGTCAGTcatgttacacacacacacacacacacacacacacacacacacacacacatatatatatatatatatatatatatatatgtatgtatgtatgtatgagtgCGCGCGCTTTCCTGGTCACCGCCCTATGagcccccccccgccctccccccTCTAGTTAAGGGAGACTTTAAGCGCTGCGTGGTTCAGAGTGCAAACAGGGATAGACGCTTTTCTAGTGGACagtaggaggaaaaaatggagctgggcaggccatgtaatgcgtaagttggataaccggtggaccgatatagttacagaagggataccaagggaaggcaagcgcagtcgagaatggcagaaatctaggtggggtgatgaagttaggaaatttgcaggcgcaagttggaatcagctagcgcaagacagggataattggagatcgcagggagaggccttcgtcctgcattggacataattataggctgCTGCTGGTAATGATGATTGTATCCACTGTTCGCACAGGAGTACGCGTTTGCATTTCTATTCACGTTGCAAGTGCATACAAGCAGCAGGGGCTACGATGGATTTTACCGGGATAGGTTAGCGCATGATTTTCAGGCATGAGAGTACTCCGTACGCATGCACCTACCGTCGCTAATTTGCCAATGAGCTCCACAACACGGTGCTGACTAACTGTCGGTCAACGATAGGGTGAGATTATTTACCTATTAAAGAGCTTTTCTTCACTTTTATCGTGAACGGTGCCACATTTTGACTGCGATAAATTTTAGTTTGCGCACATGCGTTCTTTGAAACTTAGATCATAGAGACGCATGCCTACGTAAAGAGCGGACAGTCTAGCCGTCTCGCGGCTTGAGCGATGTCCGCTTCCACTTTACCTTAAAGGTGGACAGCTCATCACACATCCGCCGGGTTGCGTCCACGCGTCCCATTTCCATAGAGACGTTGATACTGCGCCGATCATGTGCCGCTGGTTACGCACACCCCACGGCGCTTCTGCATAAATAATTTTGCTGTTTCTTGAGCCAAGTACATTGTTAGCAAGACGCTTCTTATGCTGGGCGAGCGTATTTTGCACGTGTAGGATGTAATATGAGCCGTGGCACCCGTTTATCGTGCAGGCACCCGTTTGTTTTTTAACCCGTCTATTCCGGAACAGCATGTGCATTACTTCCAACGCATAACTTTCCAAAAGTCCCTCGGACCAACTTCAGTTTAAAGCAAAGAATTTGTTATCTGTGTTTCTCCGGTATCATCACACAAATGTTTTATTTGGCTCGGCTCGAGCACTGTGTTTTCACATTTGGGATAATTTGTGAACACTGTTTACTCCATTGTACATGCATGCTGCATGCGCCTGGTTCGCAAGTGCCAGTTTTACTTGACGTGTTGCTTGTCATG
This Dermacentor silvarum isolate Dsil-2018 chromosome 6, BIME_Dsil_1.4, whole genome shotgun sequence DNA region includes the following protein-coding sequences:
- the LOC125946124 gene encoding acanthoscurrin-1-like; this encodes MKAVLCLAALTVTFAVAAAGGLGGLGYGGGLGYGGGIGHGGFGGIGGGIGHGGFGGIGGGLGHGGLGGIGGIGGLGGFGYGGGYGGRYGGTYAGSYAGTYGGSYGGGYGGHLGGLYG